The following are encoded in a window of Arctopsyche grandis isolate Sample6627 chromosome 4, ASM5162203v2, whole genome shotgun sequence genomic DNA:
- the LOC143910666 gene encoding ubiquitin-like protein 7, giving the protein MSALSLCLRVSGNGGGTRRHRLPAVDFHTKLAELKQEAANETGLAIEALELVHHGRILDDDKSLHEYGVKPGEVIYVLKKNIPAKPEPLKKITEIEVQEYVSFFRSFRHPAESALTLLLNIRDYGHSDSFISSMPSLANDPIAINYLREPELLAHMGDPDTIRRVAEKHPAFIEAVQKIIEFKETKHTTTRCTTLFHSPDSDDEEDVDIGGEHDEEDGSGTEGQQGGAIITPEQLSTALALAGMAAGGSSSSSRSSNSSSDNLLPGFREFLGSFLGTDRPSSSSSPGPSRPIITSDMFSNALSQAITNASTTSSTAETSTSTSDDAEDPANARLYAEQLLKMQEMGLTDNRINLRALIINNGDVNAAINLVLSYLS; this is encoded by the exons ATGTCTGCGTTGAGCTTATGTCTGCGTGTGTCAGGCAATGGTGGTGGCACCAGACGCCATCGTCTTCCAGCCGTTGACTTCCACACAAAGCTCGCTGAGCTGAAACAGGAAGCTGCCAACGAGACGGGTCTGGCCATTGAAGCACTTG AGTTAGTTCACCATGGGAGAATACTTGATGATGATAAATCTCTTCATGAGTATGGAGTCAAACCTGGTGAAGTCATATACGTGTTAAAAAAGAATATTCCTGCTAAACCAGAACCACTAAAAAAGATAACTGAAATTGAAGTACAAGAGTATGTTTCGTTCTTCAGATCTTTTAGACACCCAGCCGAATCGGCCCTAACATTACTTTTAAACATAAGG gaTTATGGACATTCCGACAGTTTCATATCTTCAATGCCTTCTCTGGCGAATGATCCTATTGCTATAAATTATTTACGAGAACCAGAATTATTGGCACATATGGGTGATCCTGACACAATTAGAAGAGTTGCCGAAAAACATCCCGCCTTTATAGAGGCTGTTCAGAAAATAATTGAGTTTAAGGAAACAAAACATACAACCACCC gatgcACTACATTGTTTCACTCACCCGATTCTGACGATGAAGAGGACGTCGATATTGGTGGAGAGCATGATGAAGAAGATGGCAGTGGAACGGAAGGACAACAAGGTGGAGCTATTATAACTCCGGAACAACTTTCCACAGCTTTGGCACTTGCCGGAATGGCAGCTGGTGGTAGTAGCTCATCGTCTCGATCTAGTAACTCATCATCGGACAACCTTCTTCCTGGATTTAGAGAATTTTTAGGATCATTCTTAGGAACAGATCGGCCTTCCTCTTCTTCTTCACCCG GTCCATCAAGACCCATAATAACATCGGATATGTTTAGCAATGCGCTATCTCAAGCAATTACTAACGCCTCGACTACCTCGAGTACTGCAGAAACGTCCACATCTACTTCAGATGATGCAGAAGATCCTGCCAATGCCAGATTATATGCTGAACAGTTGTTGAAGATGCAAGAGATGGGACTTACTGACAATCGTATAAATTTGCGTGCTTTGATCATTAACAATGGCGATGTTAACGCAGCCATTAATCTTGTGCTTAGTTATCTctcttaa